The following coding sequences are from one Terriglobales bacterium window:
- a CDS encoding tyrosine-type recombinase/integrase: MIYKRGNVYWFNFVFNGKHIQKSSRQGNKGVARDLEAAERLRLIKGEAGIERKPVKVCPTLKDFKETPPNVERDYGSFMDWVRADRSNKRTQDFYETCYDRLCEFKELSKTKLSDIDEPMIERFKLAHKETSKTTVNRYLATLRKALRYACRKQKLIDKVPLIEMYNREDGAERQCEFVFSAADYRAWLAAAREPLRSASVLAHDGGICRGEMLELQRDCVDLKQKPDENGFWGTISIRRGLKRQARRRTISITEEMAAVLFELLKQSKCEYVFTSLQDRTQPLSANTLADQHRVIMETCSFHPDAGLHALRHTFLTEAGRHTQNVKALQKLAGHSRIETTMRYVHPDDADMLQIASAVQQARSKSVTTVFTTSTQQEAAEVRKM; encoded by the coding sequence ATGATCTACAAACGTGGAAACGTCTATTGGTTCAACTTCGTTTTCAACGGGAAGCACATACAGAAATCGAGCCGCCAAGGCAACAAGGGCGTTGCGCGTGACCTTGAAGCTGCCGAGCGTCTGCGACTTATCAAAGGCGAAGCCGGTATCGAGCGCAAGCCAGTAAAAGTGTGTCCCACCCTGAAAGACTTCAAAGAGACACCCCCGAACGTCGAGAGGGATTACGGCTCATTCATGGACTGGGTTCGTGCCGACCGCTCAAACAAGCGCACGCAGGACTTTTACGAAACCTGCTATGACCGGCTCTGCGAGTTCAAGGAATTGAGCAAGACAAAGCTGAGCGACATCGACGAGCCGATGATCGAGCGCTTCAAGCTGGCGCACAAAGAAACCAGCAAGACGACTGTGAACCGTTACCTCGCGACTCTCCGCAAAGCTCTGAGATACGCCTGCCGGAAACAGAAGCTGATCGACAAGGTTCCGCTGATCGAGATGTATAACCGGGAAGACGGCGCCGAGCGCCAATGCGAATTCGTATTCAGTGCCGCAGATTATCGCGCCTGGTTAGCTGCTGCGCGTGAGCCTCTGCGTTCTGCATCCGTGCTAGCTCATGACGGCGGAATTTGCCGCGGTGAGATGTTGGAACTCCAGCGTGACTGCGTGGATCTGAAACAGAAGCCCGATGAAAATGGATTCTGGGGAACCATCTCAATTCGTCGCGGACTCAAGCGTCAGGCGAGACGGCGAACGATTTCGATTACCGAGGAGATGGCCGCGGTGCTGTTCGAGCTGCTGAAGCAATCGAAGTGTGAGTACGTGTTCACCAGTCTGCAGGATCGGACTCAGCCGCTCTCAGCGAATACGCTAGCGGACCAACACAGAGTCATCATGGAAACCTGCAGCTTTCACCCAGATGCCGGGCTCCATGCGCTCAGACATACCTTCCTGACTGAAGCTGGACGGCATACCCAGAACGTGAAAGCTCTTCAGAAACTCGCGGGCCACTCCCGTATCGAAACGACTATGCGGTACGTTCACCCGGACGATGCAGACATGCTCCAGATCGCCAGCGCGGTACAACAGGCACGTTCAAAGAGTGTCACTACAGTTTTCACTACATCGACTCAGCAAGAGGCTGCGGAAGTTCGTAAGATGTAG
- a CDS encoding helix-turn-helix domain-containing protein — protein MTQLLLPFSVEDISGIIGPAFSLEDVTRKHIHEVLSIAGGDRRLAARLLGIGQSTLYRLIQREQVYREILQSIERKARQARPVPQEPISITRVEPWRSAAELNGGSVPIDTEPEDSAELLKEIAEQRPGSSREREVVKCSSCDCKLVQFRSIYNTCRRCGKVLPPRTEAAA, from the coding sequence GTGACTCAACTTCTATTGCCGTTCAGTGTCGAGGACATCTCGGGCATCATCGGCCCCGCGTTCAGTCTTGAGGATGTAACCCGAAAACACATCCATGAAGTTCTGAGCATTGCCGGAGGAGACAGGCGGCTAGCCGCACGATTGTTAGGCATCGGGCAAAGTACCTTGTATCGCCTGATTCAGCGGGAACAGGTTTACAGGGAAATCCTCCAGTCAATCGAGCGCAAAGCTCGGCAAGCAAGGCCAGTTCCGCAAGAGCCAATATCCATTACCAGAGTCGAGCCTTGGCGTTCTGCGGCTGAACTGAACGGCGGTTCGGTGCCGATTGATACCGAACCGGAAGATTCCGCCGAACTGCTCAAAGAGATTGCCGAACAGAGGCCGGGATCTTCCAGGGAGCGCGAGGTTGTGAAGTGCTCTAGCTGCGATTGCAAACTCGTTCAATTTCGCTCGATCTACAACACCTGTCGCCGGTGCGGAAAAGTGCTGCCGCCTAGAACGGAGGCCGCAGCATGA
- a CDS encoding tetratricopeptide repeat protein, with protein sequence MNDATAGATPRVRRGAEDEVENPAKQVVRFGVFDLDIAARQLRKSGSRIKLQDQPFQILEALVARHGELVTRDELRQQLWRSDTFVDFEHGLNIGISRLREALDDAADNPRFIETIPRRGYRFIAPVQWAQAAVETPAPAPNPPKEPNRPHVPRKYAVALVAVLLAAVLTGLYVYAKRVRTPASSVVPPIQSIAVLPLMNLTGDVGQEFFADAMTEALTTELGKLSSLRVISRTSAMQYKQTRKSVPEIARELSVDAVVEGSVQRSGDRVAITAQLIYAPTDRHLWAQSYERDLRDVLSMQREVADQITYEVQAKMSARESRPIVHKVNPEAYENYVLGRYAWQTRSRESLLRAVSYFQKAIDKDPNFALAYSGEAEAYIPLAMLALMPPREYFEKAREAATKALALDDSLAEAHNALAAVLMSDYRWQDSEREYKKAIELNPNYATAHHWYAFLLEALGRQSANLSQRKLAHQLDPLNLAASGAVGNAYFYLGEYDQAIAEYQRALELNPDFSMTRACLGEAYLAKKMYPEAIAEFTKAGDLGSLGYSYAVSGNRPKAREILAKLSLESKSRYVSPQEHALVLAGLGENEEAIAWLERAERENVSLDHLNVDHEFSSLHSNPRFQQLLRRTGLSR encoded by the coding sequence TTGAATGACGCTACTGCAGGGGCTACGCCCCGCGTCCGGCGGGGAGCCGAGGACGAAGTGGAGAATCCGGCGAAGCAAGTGGTGCGCTTTGGCGTATTCGACCTCGACATCGCAGCTCGCCAGCTTCGCAAGTCAGGCTCAAGGATCAAGCTCCAGGATCAACCCTTCCAGATTCTGGAGGCACTCGTGGCTCGTCATGGAGAACTGGTCACACGGGATGAGCTGCGCCAGCAGCTGTGGCGTTCCGATACGTTCGTCGATTTCGAGCACGGCCTCAATATTGGGATTAGCCGCCTTCGCGAAGCGCTGGACGACGCGGCCGATAATCCCAGGTTCATCGAAACGATTCCCCGTCGTGGATACCGCTTCATCGCTCCTGTGCAGTGGGCTCAAGCGGCAGTCGAAACTCCGGCGCCAGCGCCGAATCCGCCGAAAGAACCGAATCGACCTCACGTCCCACGAAAGTATGCGGTCGCTCTGGTCGCGGTTTTACTCGCGGCGGTGCTCACAGGCTTGTATGTGTATGCGAAGCGCGTCCGCACTCCTGCAAGCAGTGTCGTGCCTCCGATTCAGTCCATCGCAGTTCTGCCGTTGATGAACCTCACTGGCGATGTGGGCCAGGAGTTCTTTGCGGACGCTATGACGGAAGCTCTCACCACCGAGCTGGGCAAACTCAGCAGTCTGCGGGTGATCTCGCGTACTTCGGCCATGCAATACAAGCAGACAAGGAAGAGTGTTCCTGAGATTGCGCGTGAGCTCAGTGTGGACGCAGTAGTGGAGGGCTCGGTGCAACGGTCGGGAGATCGCGTGGCAATAACCGCGCAACTTATCTATGCTCCAACGGATCGGCACTTGTGGGCACAGTCGTATGAACGCGACTTGCGCGACGTGTTGTCGATGCAGCGCGAAGTAGCCGACCAGATCACCTATGAAGTTCAGGCGAAAATGAGCGCGCGTGAATCGCGGCCAATTGTCCACAAGGTAAATCCCGAAGCTTATGAGAACTACGTGCTTGGACGTTACGCCTGGCAGACGAGATCGAGGGAGAGCCTGCTTCGCGCCGTGAGCTACTTTCAGAAAGCCATCGATAAGGATCCAAATTTTGCATTGGCCTACTCCGGTGAGGCAGAGGCATACATACCCCTTGCGATGTTGGCGCTCATGCCGCCGCGCGAGTACTTCGAGAAGGCCCGAGAAGCGGCGACGAAGGCACTGGCTCTGGACGATAGTCTTGCCGAGGCCCACAATGCGCTCGCCGCAGTTCTCATGAGCGATTACCGCTGGCAGGATTCAGAACGGGAATACAAGAAAGCCATCGAGCTGAACCCCAATTACGCAACCGCTCACCACTGGTATGCATTCCTGTTGGAGGCGCTTGGCCGGCAGTCTGCCAACCTGTCCCAAAGAAAACTTGCTCACCAACTTGATCCGTTGAACCTCGCCGCCAGCGGCGCCGTTGGCAACGCCTACTTCTATCTCGGCGAATACGATCAAGCCATCGCGGAGTATCAGCGGGCGCTGGAGTTGAATCCAGATTTCTCCATGACGCGCGCATGTTTAGGGGAAGCTTACCTGGCGAAGAAAATGTATCCCGAGGCGATCGCAGAGTTCACCAAGGCAGGCGACCTGGGCAGTCTCGGTTACAGCTATGCAGTGTCCGGAAACAGGCCCAAGGCTCGGGAAATTCTGGCAAAACTTAGCCTGGAGTCGAAATCCCGCTATGTGTCGCCACAAGAGCACGCCCTGGTTTTAGCCGGCCTCGGGGAAAACGAAGAGGCGATCGCTTGGCTGGAAAGAGCCGAACGCGAAAATGTGTCTCTGGATCATCTGAACGTGGATCACGAGTTCAGCTCATTGCATTCCAATCCTCGCTTTCAACAGCTCCTGCGCAGAACTGGACTCTCACGATAG
- a CDS encoding AAA family ATPase, which translates to MTATPDMDWLTQTEKAVLASVILDSDLWAEASELEPEHFYLDSHRLIYSGMAALAESAKPIDLVTLQAELSQRGQLKIVGGAVYLAALTDLVPKRKSIRDFISSIKIAAAKRSAALQFDNLSRQSQNGATIPELISGARSIVERLSQSECSAGGIDKLPDPLELPRLQEPWLVHGLLLRGGVTLLAGSPGDGKTFLALAAARAVAMGSEWLGQPCENTRVLILDKENPKTVIQQRWRSIFGGPVAGHVSIWAGWSGLGEVPGLDDPRLLEFAKRGPLLIFDSLVRFHDGDENSAAEMAPTTKKIRALANAGASVLLIHHRGKSEINKYRGSTEILANSDIACSLSKSEADGLLTLDVFKTRGTSEFKLTIQPDFETGRFPVVSSPATTQKRSDVAALAEVITANPGLPQTKVIEMAGIGRTAASQLLTANCGKLWRTERGTHGSLRYYAISSTAVPTCTEYTSTR; encoded by the coding sequence ATGACCGCCACGCCCGACATGGATTGGCTGACACAGACGGAGAAGGCGGTACTCGCTTCCGTAATCCTCGATAGTGATTTGTGGGCCGAGGCTTCAGAGTTGGAGCCCGAGCACTTCTATTTGGACTCGCATCGGCTGATTTATTCCGGCATGGCTGCCCTTGCGGAGTCCGCGAAGCCGATTGACTTGGTTACGCTCCAGGCGGAACTATCGCAGCGAGGACAACTGAAGATCGTCGGCGGGGCAGTCTATCTTGCAGCGCTGACTGATCTGGTGCCGAAGCGAAAATCGATCCGTGATTTCATCTCCAGCATAAAGATCGCAGCCGCCAAGCGCTCTGCTGCACTTCAGTTTGACAATTTATCCCGCCAGTCACAGAACGGCGCGACGATTCCCGAACTGATTTCAGGAGCACGAAGCATTGTAGAGCGCCTGTCTCAATCGGAATGCAGTGCCGGCGGCATCGACAAGTTGCCAGATCCTCTGGAGCTGCCACGGCTACAAGAGCCCTGGCTTGTTCACGGGCTACTGCTTCGCGGTGGCGTAACACTGCTTGCCGGTTCGCCGGGAGACGGAAAGACGTTTCTTGCACTCGCGGCAGCACGCGCTGTAGCAATGGGCAGCGAGTGGCTAGGGCAGCCATGCGAAAACACCCGAGTTCTCATTCTGGACAAAGAGAATCCGAAGACCGTGATACAGCAGCGCTGGCGGTCGATCTTCGGCGGACCCGTAGCTGGTCACGTCTCCATCTGGGCAGGATGGTCTGGACTTGGCGAAGTGCCGGGTCTTGACGATCCTCGGTTGCTCGAATTTGCGAAACGGGGGCCGCTTCTAATCTTCGATTCATTAGTGCGCTTCCATGATGGCGACGAAAACTCAGCCGCAGAGATGGCGCCGACGACCAAGAAGATTCGGGCGCTCGCCAATGCCGGGGCATCGGTTCTGCTGATTCACCATCGCGGGAAGTCAGAGATAAACAAGTACCGCGGCAGCACTGAGATCCTCGCCAACTCGGACATTGCCTGCAGTCTGAGCAAGTCGGAAGCAGACGGACTCCTGACGCTCGACGTTTTCAAGACGCGAGGCACGAGCGAATTTAAGCTCACGATTCAGCCTGACTTCGAGACCGGCAGGTTTCCGGTTGTATCGTCGCCAGCGACAACGCAAAAGAGAAGCGACGTAGCAGCACTGGCGGAAGTCATCACAGCAAACCCCGGATTACCGCAAACCAAAGTTATCGAGATGGCGGGAATTGGACGGACGGCTGCGTCTCAACTCTTGACTGCGAACTGCGGGAAGCTATGGCGAACTGAGCGGGGAACACATGGGAGTCTGCGTTATTACGCCATCAGCAGTACCGCTGTACCGACGTGTACTGAGTACACCAGTACACGATGA
- a CDS encoding helix-turn-helix domain-containing protein, with the protein MITEELYTVREASELPWLRLKFWTIWDLLKKGKLQKTKVSGKTLIRRSELEKLIVDVPKSRAQLGGQK; encoded by the coding sequence ATGATTACCGAAGAGCTCTATACCGTCCGCGAGGCTAGCGAGTTGCCCTGGCTGCGGCTGAAGTTTTGGACGATCTGGGACCTGCTCAAGAAGGGCAAACTGCAAAAAACAAAGGTGTCCGGCAAGACGCTTATTCGGCGCTCCGAGTTGGAAAAGCTGATCGTTGACGTTCCGAAAAGCAGAGCGCAGTTGGGCGGGCAGAAGTAA
- a CDS encoding helix-turn-helix domain-containing protein encodes MAAVTEQYFTKTQAAAELGVSYATLDRRVKAGLIPAYQLGREVVFLHADIEKAKQPIPKRIEAQAV; translated from the coding sequence ATGGCCGCAGTTACAGAGCAGTACTTCACGAAAACTCAAGCAGCCGCCGAGTTAGGAGTTAGCTACGCAACGCTAGACCGCAGAGTGAAGGCGGGTCTAATTCCGGCCTACCAACTCGGCAGAGAAGTTGTGTTCCTTCACGCCGACATCGAAAAGGCCAAGCAACCGATCCCAAAACGCATCGAGGCGCAGGCCGTATGA
- a CDS encoding DUF5681 domain-containing protein, translated as MPKQDSWWKPGQSGNPKGRRRKAKEIVIVNAGDDSNAQVLSELLRIAKDDQLAPTARVSAINSYLNRAEGLPNKAKPTGDEITQSTAQKLCELAEEFRRCYERQCPHCKAHYQETGAGNLLVDVAGRPVRLESCVIERTQPFTREFETPMPTAPLDEKSSASVTLSDSEGK; from the coding sequence ATGCCTAAACAGGATTCATGGTGGAAGCCGGGTCAAAGTGGGAATCCAAAGGGACGACGGCGCAAAGCGAAAGAGATTGTGATTGTGAATGCTGGCGACGACAGCAACGCGCAGGTGCTCTCAGAGCTATTGCGGATCGCGAAGGATGACCAACTTGCGCCGACTGCCAGGGTGAGCGCAATTAACTCGTATCTCAATCGCGCTGAGGGTTTGCCGAACAAGGCGAAGCCGACAGGCGATGAAATAACCCAGAGCACAGCGCAGAAGCTCTGCGAACTGGCCGAAGAGTTTCGCCGCTGTTATGAGCGCCAGTGTCCTCACTGCAAGGCACACTATCAAGAGACCGGCGCAGGCAATCTGCTCGTGGATGTCGCAGGCCGTCCAGTGAGGCTTGAGAGCTGTGTCATTGAGCGTACTCAGCCATTCACTAGAGAGTTTGAAACGCCCATGCCAACCGCACCACTAGATGAGAAGTCTAGTGCGTCTGTAACGCTAAGTGATTCAGAGGGCAAGTGA
- a CDS encoding S9 family peptidase — MIKLTARMAVVLVLLSVSYTTLTLEAADTPSAPPVPPVAKKVQKVTEINGHKLVDNYFWLRDKKNPEVKAYLDAENTYTEAVMKPTEALQKRLYDELLSRIKETDVDVPYKYGDYFYYSRTETGKQYPIRCRRKDNMEAPEEVVLDLNELAKGQSFMAVAAYQVSDDGNLLAYSTDNTGFRQYTLAVKDLRTGNLLSDHIEKTGSVAWANDNKTLFYTVEDSAKRQYRLYRHKVGTTDPDDLIYEEKDARFSVEVFRTRSKAYIFLISGSHTTSEARFIAADQPAAEWKVIEPRKQDIEYYPDHNGDFFYIRVNDTGRNYRLVKAPVAAPAKANWQEVIPHRPNVMLDDTDFFKNYYITYERENGLPQISVADLQSGKSHRIPFPEPAYVSSPYVNREYDTTKFRYSYQSFVTPQSVYEYDMASGASTLLKQKEVPGGYDRTRYQVEQLYAPATDGTKIPISVVYLKGKKLDSSGPLYLYGYGSYGISIDVNFNSNLFSLVDRGVVYAIAHPRGGGEMGKTWHDAGRMMQKKNTFTDFIASAEYLLSKGYGSKDKLVIEGGSAGGLLMGAVTNMRPDLFHAVIAKVPFVDVMNTMLDESLPLTVTEFEEWGNPKEKPAFDYMISYSPYDNIQQKTYPNILVKTSFNDSQVMYWEPAKYVAKMRATRNDHKTLILKTNMGAGHGGASGRYDRLHDAAFDYAYILNQMGIQD, encoded by the coding sequence ATGATCAAGCTGACCGCACGCATGGCCGTGGTTCTTGTACTCTTGAGTGTGTCCTATACGACTCTCACGCTGGAAGCCGCCGATACCCCTTCCGCTCCTCCTGTCCCGCCCGTCGCTAAGAAAGTGCAAAAAGTGACGGAAATCAACGGGCACAAGCTGGTCGACAACTACTTCTGGCTCCGCGACAAGAAGAACCCCGAGGTCAAGGCTTATCTCGATGCTGAGAACACCTATACCGAGGCCGTCATGAAGCCTACGGAGGCTTTGCAGAAGAGGCTCTACGATGAGCTCCTCAGCCGCATCAAGGAAACAGATGTCGACGTGCCGTACAAATACGGCGACTACTTCTATTACTCGCGCACCGAAACGGGAAAGCAGTATCCCATCCGCTGCCGTCGTAAGGACAACATGGAAGCGCCAGAGGAGGTAGTTCTCGACCTGAATGAATTGGCCAAGGGCCAATCGTTCATGGCAGTCGCCGCCTACCAGGTAAGTGACGATGGCAACCTGCTGGCCTATTCCACCGACAATACCGGCTTCCGCCAGTACACCCTTGCAGTGAAGGACCTGCGCACAGGGAACCTGCTCTCGGATCACATCGAGAAGACCGGCTCAGTTGCCTGGGCCAACGATAACAAGACGCTGTTTTACACCGTCGAAGACTCCGCCAAGCGCCAATACCGGCTGTATCGGCACAAGGTAGGCACTACAGACCCTGACGATCTCATCTACGAAGAAAAGGATGCGCGCTTCAGTGTCGAAGTCTTCAGGACGCGGAGCAAGGCATACATCTTTCTCATTTCGGGAAGTCATACTACCAGCGAGGCCCGCTTCATCGCCGCCGATCAGCCGGCAGCGGAGTGGAAGGTGATTGAGCCGCGCAAGCAGGACATCGAATACTATCCCGATCACAACGGCGATTTCTTCTACATCCGCGTTAACGATACTGGCAGGAACTATCGCCTGGTGAAAGCGCCGGTGGCAGCTCCTGCTAAGGCGAACTGGCAGGAAGTGATTCCGCATCGGCCAAACGTCATGCTGGATGACACCGACTTTTTTAAGAATTACTACATCACCTACGAGCGCGAGAACGGATTACCCCAGATCTCCGTCGCCGATTTGCAGAGTGGGAAATCGCACCGTATTCCGTTTCCGGAGCCAGCCTATGTCTCGTCGCCGTACGTGAATCGCGAGTACGACACTACGAAGTTCCGCTACAGCTATCAGTCGTTCGTAACGCCGCAGTCCGTTTATGAATACGACATGGCCAGCGGCGCCTCCACGCTGCTGAAGCAAAAAGAGGTCCCCGGCGGATATGACCGGACTCGATATCAGGTCGAACAACTCTATGCGCCTGCGACGGACGGGACGAAAATTCCCATTTCGGTCGTGTATCTCAAGGGCAAGAAGCTCGACAGTTCAGGCCCGCTCTACCTGTATGGGTACGGCTCTTATGGCATCTCGATCGATGTGAACTTCAACTCGAACCTTTTCAGTCTTGTGGATCGTGGCGTCGTATATGCCATAGCCCATCCGCGTGGCGGCGGCGAGATGGGGAAGACCTGGCACGACGCCGGACGCATGATGCAGAAGAAGAACACGTTCACCGATTTCATAGCCTCTGCCGAGTATTTGCTCAGCAAGGGATATGGCTCAAAAGACAAGCTGGTGATTGAAGGCGGCAGCGCCGGCGGTCTGCTGATGGGCGCAGTGACCAACATGCGTCCCGATCTTTTCCACGCTGTCATAGCCAAGGTTCCATTCGTCGACGTGATGAATACCATGCTCGATGAATCTTTGCCGCTCACGGTGACGGAATTCGAAGAGTGGGGCAATCCCAAGGAAAAGCCGGCGTTCGACTACATGATCAGCTACTCGCCCTACGACAACATTCAGCAAAAGACCTATCCGAACATCCTGGTGAAGACGTCATTCAACGACAGTCAGGTGATGTACTGGGAGCCGGCGAAATACGTAGCCAAGATGCGCGCTACACGCAATGACCACAAGACCTTGATTCTCAAGACGAACATGGGGGCAGGGCATGGTGGAGCATCAGGCCGCTATGACAGGTTGCATGACGCTGCGTTCGACTACGCGTACATTTTGAATCAGATGGGAATCCAAGACTAA